A window of Rubrobacter aplysinae contains these coding sequences:
- a CDS encoding SAM-dependent methyltransferase, with product MSRAGRLDREYFEGLYRASDDPWNFSTSDYERKKYEDTLSALGGRHFGRALEIGCSIGVFTAMLVPYCDSLLAVDASEKAVALARERLASVPNVRVERRTMPEETPEGPFDLIVASEVLYYFDRETMLAALRGLESALAPGGTLLAVHWRHQTRTYPLGGDEVHEAIRASTMLSPRIQRATPDYRLELYEDDRNGDTE from the coding sequence GTGAGCCGCGCCGGACGGCTGGATCGCGAATACTTCGAGGGACTGTACAGAGCCTCCGACGACCCGTGGAACTTCTCTACCAGTGACTACGAGCGGAAGAAGTACGAGGATACCCTGTCCGCGCTCGGTGGTCGGCACTTCGGGCGGGCGCTGGAGATCGGGTGCTCCATCGGGGTGTTCACCGCGATGCTGGTCCCGTACTGCGACAGCCTGCTCGCCGTGGACGCCTCGGAGAAGGCCGTTGCCCTGGCCCGCGAGCGGCTAGCCTCCGTACCGAACGTCCGGGTCGAGCGTCGCACGATGCCCGAGGAGACGCCGGAAGGCCCGTTTGACCTGATCGTGGCCTCAGAGGTCCTCTACTACTTCGACCGGGAGACGATGCTCGCCGCGCTGCGTGGTCTAGAATCGGCGCTCGCCCCCGGCGGCACGCTGCTCGCCGTCCACTGGCGGCACCAGACGCGGACGTACCCGCTAGGGGGCGACGAGGTACACGAGGCTATCCGGGCCAGCACCATGCTCTCCCCGCGGATCCAGCGGGCGACGCCGGACTACCGGCTAGAGCTGTACGAGGACGACCGGAACGGAGACACCGAATGA
- a CDS encoding acyl-CoA dehydrogenase family protein encodes MRSTTGDTRETSRLDESTPLPGLDHAVLDDALAEIRRGAAGRDESPAFPHLPFELLARAGALALPVPEPVSGPGRRATFRKEWSALRAVADADGSVGRIYDGHLNAVERLSIAAPEPLRSLELERVAGGGLLLGLWGADPVPGEGEPARLAGAGDKTTLHGVKTFCSGAGGVDRALVLARGPEGSPPGPPYLAYVDLSGAPERHEIDRGWYRSAGMRSSESHRVVFRDAPVLAVLGGPGEISRDPYFGRDAVRTAVSWAGIADRAVDSALATLAEKTGGDPDDIVSLAAGRMLAERGTMDRWIEHAATVADADAEASFAGLSIRLRSTIADSCRRMLDEAARACGSRPFAVSGPLDRARRDLELFLLQHRLEPALARAGREAILDSRGADER; translated from the coding sequence ATGAGATCTACGACCGGCGATACCCGCGAGACCAGTAGGCTGGATGAGAGCACCCCGCTTCCGGGTCTGGATCACGCCGTCCTGGACGACGCCCTCGCCGAAATACGGCGCGGCGCGGCCGGGCGTGACGAATCCCCGGCTTTCCCCCACCTCCCTTTCGAGTTGCTCGCACGGGCGGGGGCGCTCGCCCTGCCCGTACCGGAGCCGGTATCGGGCCCCGGACGCCGGGCAACGTTCAGGAAGGAGTGGTCCGCGCTCAGAGCGGTAGCCGATGCCGACGGCTCCGTCGGACGGATCTACGACGGCCACCTCAACGCCGTCGAGCGGCTCTCCATCGCGGCCCCCGAGCCGCTACGCAGCCTGGAATTGGAGAGGGTCGCCGGCGGTGGGCTACTGCTCGGGCTCTGGGGCGCGGACCCGGTCCCCGGCGAGGGCGAGCCCGCGCGGCTAGCCGGGGCCGGAGATAAGACTACCCTGCACGGCGTCAAGACCTTCTGCTCCGGCGCGGGCGGCGTGGACCGGGCCCTGGTGCTGGCCCGAGGGCCGGAGGGCTCTCCGCCAGGACCACCGTATCTGGCGTACGTGGACCTCTCGGGAGCGCCCGAACGCCACGAGATAGACCGGGGCTGGTACAGGAGCGCGGGCATGCGCTCCTCGGAGAGCCACCGAGTCGTTTTCCGGGACGCTCCGGTGCTCGCCGTGCTCGGTGGTCCGGGTGAGATCTCCCGCGACCCATATTTTGGCCGCGACGCGGTCCGAACCGCCGTCTCCTGGGCGGGCATCGCCGACCGCGCCGTGGACTCGGCCCTGGCGACGCTGGCGGAGAAGACGGGCGGAGATCCCGACGACATAGTCTCGCTCGCCGCCGGCAGGATGCTGGCCGAGCGGGGCACGATGGACCGCTGGATCGAGCACGCCGCCACCGTCGCCGACGCGGACGCGGAGGCGTCGTTCGCCGGGCTCTCGATCCGGCTCCGCTCGACGATCGCCGACTCGTGCCGCAGGATGCTCGACGAGGCGGCCCGGGCCTGCGGCTCGCGCCCGTTCGCCGTCTCCGGCCCGCTGGACCGCGCCCGGCGCGACCTAGAGCTGTTTCTGCTCCAGCATCGCCTCGAACCGGCCCTCGCCCGCGCCGGCCGGGAGGCGATCCTGGACTCCAGGGGAGCGGACGAGCGGTGA
- a CDS encoding NAD(P)/FAD-dependent oxidoreductase yields the protein MTQQARQNQQERVVIVGGGPGGISAARAYRDTGGTGHVTLLAGEQHPPYRRPPLTKEYLRGELERDELPMQPATWFQENGVELRPATPASYLDAGRGVVGVEGGDEIPYDACVLATGSEPIRPPIPGAEDPEVLTMRTVEDSTSLSWLAANGNSVIVVGSGFIGCEAAASLAMRGAEVTVVSLDELPQGALLGEEAGGRIRHWLEEYGVRLRLGAEVEKISRSEKGFEVALGGGEPLASGAVLLGTGARPRLEIAQNAGLTVEPGGILADAAMRTEAPGVYAVGDISYAYNPSAGRRLHVEHWGEALSMGSVAGTVMAGGEARWDTAPGFWSTIGGRTIKYTAWGDGSDEAKFVPHDGSEESFTVWYGREDICVGVLTHNFDKDYEEGRQLVESGAPMPV from the coding sequence ATGACCCAGCAAGCCCGTCAGAACCAGCAAGAGCGCGTGGTGATCGTAGGCGGCGGCCCGGGCGGTATATCGGCGGCTAGAGCCTACCGGGACACCGGCGGCACCGGGCACGTGACCCTCCTGGCCGGGGAGCAACACCCGCCCTACCGGCGGCCGCCGCTGACGAAAGAGTACCTGCGTGGCGAGCTGGAGAGAGACGAGCTCCCGATGCAGCCCGCGACCTGGTTCCAGGAGAACGGCGTGGAGCTCAGGCCGGCGACTCCGGCCTCCTACCTGGATGCCGGGCGCGGCGTCGTGGGTGTGGAGGGCGGGGACGAGATCCCCTACGACGCCTGCGTGCTGGCCACCGGCTCCGAGCCGATCCGGCCACCCATCCCCGGCGCGGAGGACCCGGAGGTCCTCACCATGCGCACCGTCGAGGACTCCACCAGCCTCTCCTGGCTGGCCGCAAATGGTAACAGCGTAATCGTCGTGGGCTCCGGCTTTATCGGCTGCGAGGCCGCCGCCTCCCTGGCGATGCGCGGCGCCGAGGTCACGGTGGTCAGCCTGGACGAGCTGCCGCAGGGGGCCCTGCTCGGCGAGGAGGCCGGCGGGCGCATCCGGCACTGGCTGGAAGAATACGGCGTCCGGCTCCGGCTCGGTGCGGAGGTCGAGAAGATAAGCCGCTCCGAAAAGGGCTTCGAGGTCGCGCTTGGCGGCGGCGAGCCGCTCGCGTCTGGCGCGGTCTTGCTCGGGACGGGCGCGAGGCCCCGGCTGGAGATAGCCCAGAACGCCGGCCTTACCGTCGAACCCGGCGGCATCCTGGCCGACGCCGCGATGCGCACGGAGGCGCCCGGCGTGTACGCCGTCGGCGATATCTCCTACGCATACAACCCCTCCGCAGGCCGCAGGCTGCACGTCGAGCACTGGGGGGAGGCGCTGAGCATGGGCAGTGTGGCGGGCACGGTCATGGCCGGCGGCGAGGCGCGGTGGGACACCGCCCCCGGCTTCTGGTCCACCATCGGGGGACGCACGATCAAGTACACCGCTTGGGGGGACGGCTCGGACGAGGCGAAGTTCGTCCCCCACGACGGCTCGGAGGAGTCCTTTACCGTGTGGTACGGACGCGAAGATATTTGTGTGGGTGTGTTGACACATAACTTCGATAAGGACTACGAAGAGGGCCGGCAGCTGGTGGAGTCCGGGGCGCCCATGCCCGTATGA
- a CDS encoding polysaccharide deacetylase family protein encodes MSGPATNRIIPETVLEPPRQSSSVEEPREAAPGVAMTFDDGPDPIWTPLVLRALEEAEARATFFAVAPLARRYPGLIRSALGNGHRVELHCSRHVRHTEMTRDEVEQDARAGLRDLAEACASPTLWRPPWGVCAPWTQEVAADMGLGLAFWTEDTHDWRGDAAGEMLDGIGDDIGPGSVVLMHDGLGPGARRKGCEQTVALVGKLSRRIRELGCEPRPMSPIPHVTDVTGGADSLEGK; translated from the coding sequence TTGTCAGGCCCCGCCACAAACAGGATCATACCGGAGACCGTACTAGAGCCGCCACGTCAGAGCAGTAGCGTGGAGGAGCCCCGAGAGGCGGCTCCCGGGGTGGCGATGACCTTCGACGATGGGCCAGACCCGATCTGGACCCCGCTCGTGCTGCGGGCGCTGGAAGAGGCGGAGGCCAGGGCCACGTTCTTCGCCGTGGCGCCGCTGGCCCGACGTTATCCGGGTTTGATCCGCTCTGCTCTCGGGAACGGGCACCGGGTGGAGCTTCACTGTAGCCGGCACGTACGCCACACAGAGATGACCAGGGACGAGGTCGAGCAAGATGCCCGCGCCGGGCTGCGAGACCTCGCGGAGGCCTGCGCGAGCCCCACGCTCTGGCGTCCGCCGTGGGGCGTCTGTGCCCCGTGGACGCAGGAGGTGGCCGCCGATATGGGTCTCGGCCTGGCCTTCTGGACCGAGGACACCCACGACTGGCGCGGAGACGCCGCAGGCGAGATGCTGGACGGCATCGGCGACGATATCGGTCCCGGCTCCGTGGTGCTGATGCACGACGGCCTCGGCCCCGGAGCCCGTCGTAAGGGCTGCGAGCAGACCGTCGCGCTGGTCGGGAAGCTGTCCCGGCGTATCCGCGAGCTCGGCTGCGAGCCACGGCCCATGTCCCCCATACCCCACGTGACCGACGTGACCGGCGGCGCGGACTCTCTGGAGGGGAAATGA